cacacacacacacacacacacacacacacacacacacacacacacacacacacacacacacacacacacacacacacacacacacacacacacacacacacacacggcgaggGTGTCGGCCAACAACTGCAGTCTGTTCCTGTTTTACACCACAAACTCGAACCAGGGAAAACAGATTAGGGCTTTTTCCGTTTGCTTGTCATGGTTGACCATGCGCGTTTTCTACTAGAGGAGCAACATGCGAGAGGTCGCCATGACAACAAAACCTTGCCATGGCCCATGACTAGTTCTCCACATTTCCCTGCTAAAGGCCTCCTTTCTCACCTTGACCTCCACGTCCCGGGTGCTCCCCTGGTGGGTGTTGAAGTGGACGATCTCGGGGCTGAGGCCCGTCTCCATCTGGGCGTACATCTGGTAGCAGGTCTCCATCAGCAGCCGGGCCAGCTCCAGGTGGTCGTCAGGGAGGCCGTGGTGCGCCCCCAGGGCCAGGGTACCGGGGAGGAAGCACACCAGATGGTCCTGGACAGGGGAGGTTATCAAACAGGGTCTTCCTTAAGGAGCACGTGGGACTTAGGCCGGTGGTTCACAATCAAGGCAACATGGCCAACTTAGGGTCCCCTGATATTCATACGGGGTCGCAGGAGAATGCTATAGATGTttgatccattttttttttttatccatggGCAAACAAGTACTTATCACTTGATGTGAAGAAGAGCCTTGTGATCACATTCACCGGGATACTGAAATGACCGGCCAGTTGTGTAAAACCTTTTGTGTGGAAGCAGGTGCAGGAAAGTGAAAAAAATGTCATCGCTAGAAATTGGGTCACGGGCCAAAAAGGATTTGGAACCACTGGGTTAGGGGGCCACTTGATCTAGGATGCCTCCAAGCAGACTGCTAAGCCTGGAAGTCAAACCCCCAGGATATACCAGCTGGGAGTCCAGTCGCAAGAGGCaggatgtgaataattaataAGAACAGAGATCTGCTGAGATAAACAAGCCAGCCAACTCAACTGGAAAAACAAGTTTGTGAGCGAGGGGATATATGACTGCCCCACACAGTGTTGATAATAAATGTTAAGTATGACGCAAATACGTTTTACAATGCCGGCGGGTCACAACGCTCAGAGCGTCGATTTAGATCGATTAAAAACCAAATTCTGGAATGGATTTAGACATACTTTTCCCAGATTAATTGACCAGGGACGCCCTGGACTACTGACCATTTTGGGGCTGAACTGGCCGTGGGACAGTTCTCCAACGAAGGTCAGACCGCTGGGAGAGGACTTCTGGAGTAGGTTCTTCTTCACACCTTCTATAGCCTGCAGGTAGTCCTCCAGAAACctggtgtcacacacacacacacacaagaaaaaaaaaacattcaatcaCTCACACAATATACGCTATATGATGTTATGTCATTTATTTGaaggttaaaaaaatattaatttacattaaTGGGTTGAATTAAATGACCCTGTAGGGATTAAAGAGAAATAATTCCTGTTTGACCCAAAGAGCTCAAGTTCTTTTTTCGACTAATCCTAAAGTCACTCTCCCTGCAGTGTATTTCTAATAAACCTCCAGCAGCACAAATCTGCTTAATCTCAAACAGTCTCCTCTGGCTGGGCCTGGGATTGGAGTGaggactgtgtgcgtgtgcgtgtgtgcatatgtgcgtgtgtgcatatgcgcgTGTGCGTTCGTGTACGATCGGTGTACCACAGCTTGGATTGCTGCTACGACAGTGCATGAATCTTTCATGTGTAGGAGCTGCTCTGAGCGTGTTGGGCAAATGAatccagacagagagacattaaTATTTCAACCCACTGCTGGTTGTGATACCAGGGCAGGTCTGATGGAGTGGCGGAGGGATTAGCTCTCACATACGGCACATCTTACTGATAATTACTAATGAACTGTTTAGCAGACCTGCTACGGAGCTTAGTGAGTAGCATATAGGACGGGTTTACCACAGCATTTTATTAGAATGCATGACTGCACTTAAAATCGTATTTTCTAGTCTCTAACACATATGATACATGAATGTATCATTGATTTGTCAATATGCTTATTAGGGCAAATATCAAAGCAAACAAGTCATTGAGATGGTATATCTTGATGACTCAGCGTGCTAGTGTGCTGACCACGTAGTTAGTATGTACTGGTAGAAAGTTCCCACCTGTGTCAAGCACTATAAATGGCCTGACATATTGAACGCATTTATGTTATTTGGAAAAACTCAAGACGGTATTTAATCCCCACTTCAGAGGTTCATGCCACACTTATTTATACTGCCAGCATTAGATTCTATGGATTTTCTCCGGATTTATATACAAAAGGTCAGGCTGGTGTCAGTTGACTTCAGTTGAAAGTGTGGACCCAGCCAAAATGCCTATAGTCCAAAATGTCAGCCAATTATTTTCAGAAAGTACACGTCTGTGTTTAAAGTGTTTGGTGTAGTGGGGATGTACGCATGAGTTTATGATATTCTGACTGAAAGAGCGTATTAGCGATGCAGTCCGACTGGGTACAAACTTATTAAATTACATGATCATTACTTTACACCAAGTCTAAAGTAACAGCCCTGGTCGTATCTGGTGACTCAGGTCATGTTCATCGATATCATTAAGCACATTTGCACTGTTTGTAGGAACGCACTTTGTGTTGCAGTTTTGCAAAATAACCACAAAATACTGGAAATAAAGTTGAATTGAGATATGGTACTAACAATTATTCTATCACAAAATATGATAACAAGGAAGTGAGCAGCCCCACTAGCTGTATAGCAGCCCCGCTAGCTGTATAGCAGCCCCGCTAGCCGTATAGCAGCCCCGCTAGCCGTATAGCAGCCCCGCTAGCCGTATAGCAGCCCCGCTAGCCGTATAGCAGCCCCGCTAGCTGTATAGCAACCCCGCTAGCTGTATAGCAGAACACTACTGTATGTCACAGGAAGGTTAATTTGCTAAGCTGTAGAGGATGGTGAGAGTGAGTGCTAAACAAGAGCTTACTGGTGCTCCTTCTTGCCCCCCTGGATCCACTGCTTGAGCAGGTACTCGTAGTAGCTGTCTGCGCGCGCCCCCAGTGTGAAGATCCCCTGGCGGGTGAACTGTCCGCTGTTGGTGTTGATGAACATGGGCACCAGGCCGTCCTGCTTTCCCTCCAACTGGTGGACCTGCCTGGCCACCTCGCCAACCGCATCCTGCAGAGCCAGGGAGAGGTTACCGGTTCTGTCTGGGGGTCACggccagagagagggtgacTGTCTGGGGGTCACggccagagagagggtgacTGTCTGGGGGTCACggccagagagagggtgacTGTCTGGGGGTCACGGCCAGAGAGAGGTTACCGGTTCTGTCTGGGGGTCACggccagagagagggtgacTGTCTGGGGGTCACGGCCAGAGAGAGGTCACAGTCTGGGGTTCAATCTCCAGACTGAATTGTTTATTGATGATCTTTAAATGTTACCCAAAAATGCTGAAGTTCAGACGTTTGAATAACCATGTATCGCTGAACATCAGTGATATTTCAATTATtagttttttatatataaatatataaaaggcAGTGCCTTTAAAAGCCTTCATTATCCATAGACAGGTAATCGACCTCTGACATTAACGCTAGGCGGCACCACCGTGCCGACTAGGAGGTAACAGCAGGTAAACAGTCATGACAACATGATCTCTTTGACCGGGTGTATGCCCTTGTGTCATATGGGCATGTTACCTgctgatgtgtgagtgtgtttacctGGTACTGCTGGTCGTGGGTGAGGCGGGTgagctctctgaactccagctGGATTGTGGTCACCTCGGCGACGGTGCTGTCCGAGGTCCAGCGGGGCGGGTGGGCGGTGCCCTTCCCGATGTTGACGTCAGAGTACGGGATCTTGGACGGGGTCTTGAAGGCCGGCATCAGCCGCGAGCCGATGTCTGTCTGGAGGACGGAAGAGACAGGGAATTAGGCCATTAATCATTCATTCAATTCAGTCTGAAGCTTCTCCCATCCGAGCAGTTTCAAAGACGGCACAAAAGGGCTGATAGGCTCGGGGAAGACTCAAACGGGGGTGAGTACTACTCAAGCAACCCAAAACATATCCTGAATCTCAGAACAGTTGCAGAAAGGATTCAGGGGCTTGAAggacacaaaagaaaaaaagcttcCGCGTAGGGGGAACACAGCCAAGTACCGGTACATTTGATTAACAAATgaaagtaagtgtgtgtgtgtgtgtgtgtgtgtgtgtgtgtgtgtgtgtgtgtgtgtgtgtgtgtgtgtgtgtgtgtgtgtgtgtgtgtgtgtgtgtgtgtgtgtgtgtgtgtgtgtgtgtgtgtgtgtgtgtgtgtgtgtgtgtgtgctcgctcaCAGCCTTCTCCAGGAACATCGGGTCCCCGCTCAGATGGTAGGTGCTAAGCAGACCTCCCAGGATGCGGATGGTGGTCTCAAACAGGTTCACGTCCACATTCTTGTTGAAGGACAGCTCAGTGCTCACCCACTCCCTGGCCTCCGCAAACTCTGCAGGCGGAGAGGGTCCACACAAGGCTATTATTCACTTTTAAAACACAGCAAAATACAGAGGACGGACTGAAGACATCTCCCTCAAGTACAGACCTACAATtatcttgttgtgttgttgtgtgattATTATCACAACCAATGATGGAGAACAAGAGCAAGTGCAAGTGAGGATGACCAATTCACATTCCTTAACCATCGGAATCTAACTACCCTTGTTCATTAAGTTGTAATCGTTGTAATCCATGTTTTCTCTTCCCGCCCAATCAAAGATTAATACTTTGCATTTTACATTCAAGACATTGGCTCGAGCATTTTAATACGAATACACATCGGCCCTGTTCCTGTTCTTTGTTACTTAGCTAGCAGCCCagttaaataataatgatagctTTAATTATTGAATGAACAAGGAAGTACCCTCTTTCAAGCCCAGGATCCACATGGTGTCCAGGGCATCGATGAGCGTGAGGCCCAGACCGAACCACTCTGCGTAGGTCTTGGTGATGGGCTTCAGCTCGTCGTGGCCCCAGGCAAACTCCTTGTAGCCCCGCCAAGCGTGCCGGAACGACTCCCGCACGCCCTCGAGCCGAAATGTTTCTGAAAAGCGCAACACAAGGCGGGAGTTGGTTAGGCCGGTAGGTACTAGCGTACAGACTTTCCCCTTTAGGACAGCCTAACGCTAAGCCTCAAACGCTTTGAAATTGGTCCCATTGAAAGGCGCATtggacatttatttattattcataattcgTGTTATTGTTTGCGTTGTTTTTAGGAGCATTTGGTGGATAGTTCTACTTGACTTTCGATTTTAAAGTTGGATTTGTAGCAAATTGACGTTGAACGGTTCAAAGGCAGAGTTCAATTTTGAACGTAATTGACCAATCGGGATCAGGTATTTAACAAGACTGTGGTATAAACTCTCAATAATGTCTACCTCAACCGTTGATAATGTTTATGCATCTAGATTTGTAATACTAAATTGTGCTGCATCTTAATGTCAAGGGGGAGACAACACGCACACCTAAGTGTGCATCTAGCATGGTGCTAACGAGGGCCTGGGGAGCCACTGTTGGATAACAGCCTGTATTACCCATCTCTTTGGGCGTCTTCTCAATAGGCAGCGCAGGTGAGCTCTCCTTGCTGTTCCCAGCCTTGGGGTCGTCGATGGGCTTGTCCGCCTCAATCCCCGCCCCCCTTTGGTTGGAGACGAGGAAAATACACACGTTTCTGAAATGCTTATTTTTCACATAATTAGAAAGTATACATTGCACAATCGTCACCCGTTACATTTGTACAATCTTGAGAAATCCAATAGAACAGAAATGTCCACACAACTCacggaaaataataatatttacaaacatacacacttctTTATCATAGCATACTTGTGTGTTTGGATTAATCATTTATTTCAAACCGCATTTTATGAAGAACGGACACTTCATTGATCAGGGAAACTGTGTTTTTTTAAGTAATAATTCTATAAAAGCTGTTCTATCATTTGTATGGTCCTGACCTGATAACAGGCTCCACCCCCTTGTCATTTGACTCcttgttcttcttctcctcctgtcctcttcctcctcccacccccaccaacagGGGGCCCGACAtgttctccctcttctcttgaCGCCCCAACAGCACTGGGGGCCCGCGCTTCTGGGGCCTCTTCATCGGactctggaggaagaggaggagacgaaaCCAGAAGAGAAACAGGTTGAGGAATGGAAGTGGAAACCGGAGGTGAAACAGGAGGGGAAAAGGCAAAAAGACAGCTGGGGTAATGAAGTAAATATCCCTCTGCCCAGCCCCGGGAGACATTTCCATCACATTACCATCAgtcatttagaagacgcttttagtCAAAGCGGCTTACAAGGGAGGCAACAATCAAATCAATAGGTTAATTATATgtagtatatactgtatacaacCCCATTAAGCCACAATGTCATTCACGCTTTACATAAGGCAGGATACATTATAAAATACTTTTAACAGACAATGAAGATACATGTACAATACATAAAAATCAACCCGCTATTGTGTGCTATCCATTTGGGCCACCCGGGTTAGATTCTGATGGATGGTTTATCACAGGATGTCACGTCTCTCTTTCTACCCACGTTCTGCTCTGTTTTCAGTCACTAACCTTTCTTTAAATAAGGCATAAAAAGTGTTCCCCCGAACCCCCCAACTGGGTCTATGTGACCAGGTGATACATTGGACCCCGCCTACCTGAGAGGGCAGCAGGGGGGGCTCTGGTCTTAGAGGGACTTCAGGTTGGACCTTCACTGGCTCCTGCAGAACCCGAGGGGGGTGCggcagcccagcagcagcacctcgTTCCTCATCCACCTCGACAAggcctggaggagagacgggttTCCGTATGTTAGCTAGACATATCAGGGGTCACAGCTGTGGACGTATGGTCTCATGGAAAGGGACCGACTGCATGTCGGTCTCTTTCCAGTTATTTTGATAGCAAATTGTTGTAGGCCGTTAAAAAACGAATACATTAAAATGTGATGTATGTATGTCGTACGTATTTGAGATGTTGTAGTATCAATAGACTTTGTCTACATAGCACCTTTAAGAAATTGTGAAAAAATTGTGTTTTCAAGTGCTTAACATGATTAAAAACAGTAACAGATAGACATTATCCATTAGGATTAAAAATACAGGACACAATGAGAGATGGTTTGTGAACCAGCCAGGGAACACAAATAAAGCAAAATTAATGAAATGACTAAATTAGATAAATATTTAAtgaaattattaataatatagaAACGACATCTCATAAAACACTGGTTGTTCCAATTACTCTGTTAAATTATCTAAAttcagcacatacacacacacacacacacacacacacacacacacacacacacacacacacacacacacacacacacacacacacctagagtaGTAGAGAATACAATTCAATAATGAATCATTTCATCTTCAAATTATGTGCATATCCACCACCTCAACTGTCTGTCAtctttacatttattttctgtAGATTACCAGAAGTTCAAACCTTATTTTAAATTAGTTTTTATCTCGTTGCAGTACTCTTCTGTACTGCCTgctgtgacacacacatgtCGTGTCTGGGATAACCACAGGATATCTCAACTCTTATCCGAATGTAGTAGCTAGCTACTGCACTACCTAGCGCAGAGGCTTGTAGCTACCGCTAAACCAACCACCCTGAGAGGTGGGTCGGCCTGCCTCGTACCTCTGAAGTGTTGGTGGACGGCGGGGTAGGAGGTCATGCCGAAGACGAGCAGGAGAACAAGCGCAAACAGCGCCAGGCTGCGCTGGAGTCGGGACAGCTGCTTCCATTTCTACAGTGGCAGAACCGCAAACACATTATTGGCAGGCTGTCGCGACACATGTTCGTTATTGACATGGATGAGGCGTTATAACGCATAGAACGCAACGGCAACAACAGGGAAAAATACGCGGAGGGGAAAAATATACGAGAACCACGGAGAGAAAACGTTGGGACGTCAGATGGAAACTATGTCAAGCTTCATCGGACACAAGAGGTTGTTCATCAATCGAAAATGATCGGATTCATTTAGCATATTATGTTTTAATTCACCAGCAGCTGACGTTTAGGTACGGTACATATGTAACTTTTATAAGTAAGTCAGTCAAAACCCTGTAGTTATATGAGATAAGATCACAAATATCAGCTGTACAGCTGAGCAGAGAAATATCTCCCAATTTATAAGGATATTGGCAATATTAAAGGTTTGCTAAAAATAATAGCATGCAGGAAATCTACCACCTGCTTATGCCTTGTGTTACCATCTGTTTGTATACCCAAATGAATCATTGGTGTGCGTAGAAGGAAATCTAATTGTGTAGGTAGGCTGTTTGCTTATATTTCCAGGGCAATATTGATTGGTTCAGCATAATTAGGCTTGTGTGTATTAACTACGTAGACAAAATCTCTGCAGTACAAATGTTGTGTATCGGGAAAGTGGACAATGGTGGAGTCTAGTCATGTTATCTGTATTTGTCAAGCGCTTAATTAGAGTTccggtctcaaagggcttcactgGACCCAATTTACACAACAGTCCACTAACTCCAAGCCCTGTGAAGTGCAAGGGAAAAGGGAGTATTCATTAACCTTGAGAAGATACACAGAAGAAGAGGggtccctcctcttcctgctgacTTGCGTCAGGGAAGGAAATGATAAGGTtcccaataaaaaataaaggaagtTTTGTTCTCACCCTCCAACAAGAGCGTCTCCGCAACTGCTTGCTGTTGTTGTACTTCCCGCCGCTCTGCTCACCGAATGTGACCGAGACGTAATCCTTCCTGGCCGGGGGGTGCATGGCTCCAGCACAGTCCACCGGGGCACCATAGACACCCAACTGTGTACAGCACAAACATAGCTTGTTCTTTCACTTATTCTTTGATCTCAGCAATGGTTTAAAATCCAAAACGAGCGTTTAAGCTTTACACTACTTGTTGGACGTGATGCTGTCAAGAATGTATAAATTAATCATATAACAATAGCCTGTATACAATGATATTAATCATACATAACGTAAACAAGTCAAATATGATGCTGGGCAATTTGACATGCATGATACAAGTAACGTTAGGCTACTAACGTACTGTCAGTCACATCCGTCCATCTGTAGTCTAAACATCCCCCGTGCGCTTGTTTACTTAATCAGAAAGAACAGATACCGACAGGACaaataatatttataaaaaagtaTTATAATGCACCATTGTTTCAACTTAAAAAGGTTAGATTTATGCCAGAAGGGATTTCCGCGTATTCATACACAGTACAGCACTTGCGACGCGCCAGCAGAGCGACCTCCCAGGGACAAGTAGAGTCTTCGCCGCCTCACAGTTCGACTACAGACCGAGGCTTCAAATGAGGCCTTAATGTATCCCATGCGCTCCAAGTAAAAGAGGCGTGCTTTAAAAAGACATCCAAAATATGCCCAAAAGGTATGCAATGTATGTGGTCATTACAGGGGCATAGTTAAAAAGCGACGGGGATAGAAATTGTATATACATACCTTGTCAGGGTGAATGTGTCTTGTGGTAAGTATCAGCAACACACTTTACATCGCGTCCTGTTGTGTTGATATCGAGGCGACAATACACACTCTTCTGCGATCCAGTCAAATAGTACGAGTGAAATCGCTGCGAATGTGACAAATGATATCCACTTGTAGCTTTGGCTGTGTCCAGTTCCTTGTAACGCTGTTGTTGAAGTTGACAGGTCCACCTCTTACAGCGCCGCCCCACCGGACGCGTAAGCACAAGGAAATGTGGCCATTCAAAACACTTGCGTGCGATAGGCTGCGAGTTATACCGACCCATTTGTGTAGTGATTGTCCTTTGTTGCCCAGAAAACTATAATTTATAGTTATCTGGTCAACCACGGGACAATCGCTATACAAAccagtgttttgttttcaaaATACTAGCTTTATAGACGGAATGAAGCTAGTATtttgaaaacaaaacactggTTCAGTTGTATTACAATTAACTATCATTGTCAAATAGGAATTAGCAAAATGCTTTAAAACCATGGTAGCATTCGTCCTTATGCTAAAATATATGATTTCAGTGTTAATAAATTACCATCAATACCATCAAAAATAAA
Above is a genomic segment from Gadus morhua chromosome 6, gadMor3.0, whole genome shotgun sequence containing:
- the man1b1b gene encoding mannosidase, alpha, class 1B, member 1b, whose translation is MHPPARKDYVSVTFGEQSGGKYNNSKQLRRRSCWRKWKQLSRLQRSLALFALVLLLVFGMTSYPAVHQHFRGLVEVDEERGAAAGLPHPPRVLQEPVKVQPEVPLRPEPPLLPSQSPMKRPQKRGPPVLLGRQEKRENMSGPLLVGVGGGRGQEEKKNKESNDKGVEPVIRGAGIEADKPIDDPKAGNSKESSPALPIEKTPKEMETFRLEGVRESFRHAWRGYKEFAWGHDELKPITKTYAEWFGLGLTLIDALDTMWILGLKEEFAEAREWVSTELSFNKNVDVNLFETTIRILGGLLSTYHLSGDPMFLEKATDIGSRLMPAFKTPSKIPYSDVNIGKGTAHPPRWTSDSTVAEVTTIQLEFRELTRLTHDQQYQDAVGEVARQVHQLEGKQDGLVPMFINTNSGQFTRQGIFTLGARADSYYEYLLKQWIQGGKKEHQFLEDYLQAIEGVKKNLLQKSSPSGLTFVGELSHGQFSPKMDHLVCFLPGTLALGAHHGLPDDHLELARLLMETCYQMYAQMETGLSPEIVHFNTHQGSTRDVEVKPADRHNLLRPETVESLFYLYRFTKDPKYRDWGWEILQSFNKHTKVSTGGYTSINNVRDPDFPLPRDKMESFFLGETLKYMYLLFSDDLDLISLDRYVFNTEAHPLPIWPSEPKE